From a region of the Kaistia sp. 32K genome:
- a CDS encoding NAD(P)/FAD-dependent oxidoreductase, with protein MMCAIEAGKRGRSVAILDHSPSAGDKIRISGGGRCNFTNTNTAPKNFLSQNPRFCISALSRYTQRDFIALVERHGIAYHEKTLGQLFCDGSSKQIIEMLVAEMRRHGVEMRLGTTVKRVEHRVDGGFRVAMPSGDVVCKSLVIASGGKSIPKMGATGFGYEIASQFGLKLVETRPGLVPLTFDPAMLERLAPLSGIAVDAVAKHGKTSFSEAMLFTHRGLSGPAILQISSFWREGDEITLAMLPGTDVFAALKTAKADRGKQALGTVLATLLPKRLAQLIAEEEKGPGNLADLSDKALRRIEAAINAWRVKPLGSEGYRTAEVTLGGVDTDELDSKTMEAKQVPGLYFIGEVVDVTGWLGGYNFQWAWSSGWVAGQVA; from the coding sequence ATGATGTGCGCCATCGAGGCGGGCAAGCGCGGGCGCTCGGTCGCGATCCTCGATCATTCGCCCTCGGCCGGCGACAAGATCCGCATCTCCGGCGGCGGCCGCTGCAACTTCACCAACACCAACACCGCGCCGAAGAACTTCCTGTCGCAGAACCCCCGCTTCTGCATTTCGGCGCTCAGCCGTTACACGCAGCGCGATTTCATCGCGCTCGTCGAGCGTCATGGCATCGCCTATCACGAGAAGACGCTGGGCCAGCTCTTCTGCGACGGCTCGTCGAAGCAGATCATCGAGATGCTCGTCGCCGAGATGCGCCGCCACGGCGTCGAGATGCGGCTCGGCACGACGGTGAAGCGCGTCGAGCATCGCGTCGATGGCGGCTTTCGCGTTGCGATGCCGTCCGGCGATGTCGTCTGCAAGTCGCTAGTGATCGCCAGCGGCGGCAAGTCGATCCCCAAGATGGGCGCGACCGGCTTCGGCTACGAGATCGCCAGCCAGTTCGGCCTGAAGCTGGTGGAGACGCGGCCGGGCCTCGTGCCGCTGACCTTCGATCCCGCCATGCTGGAGCGGCTGGCGCCGCTCTCCGGCATCGCCGTCGACGCGGTCGCCAAGCATGGCAAGACCAGTTTCTCCGAGGCAATGCTGTTCACCCATCGCGGCCTCTCCGGCCCGGCGATCCTGCAGATCTCCTCCTTCTGGCGCGAGGGCGACGAGATCACGCTCGCCATGCTGCCGGGAACCGACGTGTTCGCGGCGCTGAAGACGGCCAAGGCCGACCGGGGCAAGCAGGCGCTCGGCACCGTGCTGGCGACGCTGTTGCCGAAGCGGCTGGCGCAGCTGATCGCCGAGGAGGAGAAGGGGCCGGGCAATCTCGCCGATCTCTCCGACAAGGCGCTTCGCCGGATCGAGGCGGCGATCAACGCCTGGCGGGTCAAGCCGCTCGGCTCCGAGGGTTATCGCACGGCCGAGGTGACGCTCGGCGGCGTCGATACCGACGAGCTCGATTCGAAGACGATGGAGGCGAAGCAGGTGCCCGGCCTCTATTTCATCGGCGAGGTCGTCGACGTCACCGGCTGGCTCGGCGGCTATAATTTCCAGTGGGCCTGGTCGTCCGGCTGGGTGGCGGGGCAGGTGGCGTAA
- a CDS encoding pseudouridine synthase, with protein MSKPGGKQSFPSARLDRLLANLGYGSRREVQGLIQGGRVILDGEAETDPGQHVYVKPDLAIRMTVSGEPLDPPPGMALMIHKPLGVTCSHKETGALIYSLLPERWRRRDPVISTVGRLDKETSGLLLMTDDGALLHRIISPRHHVPKRYQVTLDRPLNGDEAATFAAGGLMLEGEDKPLLPAEMESSGPKQATLTLHEGRYHQVRRMFAAVGNHVVALHRDRIGLLDLPADLEPGAYRLLTPADIEQVFGASA; from the coding sequence ATGAGCAAGCCCGGCGGCAAGCAATCCTTTCCCTCGGCCCGGCTCGACCGGCTGCTCGCCAATCTCGGCTATGGCTCGCGCCGCGAGGTGCAGGGCCTGATCCAGGGCGGTCGCGTCATCCTCGACGGCGAGGCGGAGACGGATCCCGGCCAGCATGTCTATGTGAAGCCCGATCTCGCCATCCGCATGACGGTCTCGGGCGAGCCGCTCGATCCGCCGCCCGGCATGGCGCTGATGATCCACAAGCCGCTCGGCGTCACCTGCTCGCACAAGGAGACGGGCGCGCTGATCTATTCGCTGCTGCCCGAGCGCTGGCGCCGTCGCGATCCGGTGATCTCCACGGTCGGCCGGCTCGACAAGGAGACGTCGGGCCTCTTGCTGATGACGGACGACGGTGCGCTGCTCCATCGCATCATCTCGCCGCGCCACCATGTGCCGAAGCGCTACCAGGTGACGCTCGACCGGCCGCTGAACGGCGACGAGGCGGCGACCTTCGCCGCCGGTGGACTGATGCTCGAGGGCGAGGACAAGCCGCTGCTGCCGGCGGAAATGGAATCCTCCGGCCCGAAGCAGGCAACGCTGACCCTGCATGAGGGGCGCTATCATCAGGTGCGCCGGATGTTCGCCGCCGTCGGCAATCATGTCGTGGCGCTGCATCGCGACCGCATCGGCCTGCTCGACCTGCCGGCCGATCTGGAGCCCGGCGCCTACCGGCTGCTGACGCCGGCCGACATCGAGCAGGTGTTCGGAGCTTCGGCGTGA
- a CDS encoding class I SAM-dependent methyltransferase, protein MTEEAATGVYGAPPAELADVPRDAIQFSPLVPGSAALERRAEGSLAAMVMLAPPGTIERRYDVAQALRALQPGGRLTVLAPKDKGGSRLAKELRGFGCEIEETAQRHHRICVSTRPADLALTGEAIADGAPQLVAETGLWSQPGVFSWNRVDPGSALLLKHLPQLSGRGADLGCGVGYLARAVLAMPGVEALAMVDIDRRAVEAAVKNIADPRASLHWADVRKAGSFPENLDFIVMNPPFHDGGAEDRSLGQAFVRRAAESLRKGGRLWLTANRHLPYEEPLKALFSRAVPVAEAEGFKIYEARK, encoded by the coding sequence ATGACTGAAGAAGCAGCTACCGGCGTCTATGGCGCGCCTCCGGCCGAACTCGCCGACGTGCCGCGCGACGCGATCCAGTTTTCACCGCTCGTTCCGGGCAGCGCCGCGCTGGAGCGCCGGGCCGAAGGCTCGCTTGCCGCCATGGTGATGCTGGCGCCGCCCGGCACGATCGAGCGCCGGTATGACGTGGCGCAGGCCTTGCGCGCGCTGCAGCCCGGCGGCCGGCTCACCGTGCTGGCGCCCAAGGACAAGGGCGGCTCGCGGCTCGCCAAGGAACTGCGCGGCTTCGGCTGCGAGATCGAGGAGACGGCGCAGCGCCACCATCGCATCTGCGTCTCCACCCGGCCGGCCGATCTCGCGCTGACGGGGGAAGCGATCGCCGACGGCGCGCCGCAGTTGGTCGCGGAGACCGGGCTCTGGTCGCAGCCGGGCGTCTTCTCGTGGAACCGCGTCGATCCCGGCAGCGCCCTGCTCCTGAAGCACCTGCCGCAGCTTTCCGGGCGTGGCGCCGATCTCGGCTGCGGCGTCGGCTATCTCGCGCGCGCCGTGCTGGCCATGCCGGGCGTCGAGGCGCTAGCCATGGTCGATATCGACCGCCGCGCCGTCGAGGCGGCGGTGAAGAACATCGCCGACCCGCGCGCCAGCCTGCACTGGGCCGACGTGCGCAAGGCGGGCAGCTTTCCCGAGAATCTCGACTTTATCGTCATGAACCCGCCCTTCCATGATGGCGGCGCCGAGGATCGATCACTCGGCCAGGCCTTCGTCCGGCGCGCGGCGGAAAGCCTGCGCAAGGGCGGCCGCCTCTGGCTGACGGCGAACCGGCACCTGCCGTATGAGGAGCCCCTCAAGGCCCTGTTCTCCCGCGCCGTTCCGGTCGCGGAAGCCGAGGGCTTCAAGATCTACGAGGCACGCAAATGA
- the recG gene encoding ATP-dependent DNA helicase RecG: MRPEILNPLFRPVTSLAGVGPKIGEAMGRLLVGGDAPEPPRVADLLLHLPVGLIDRRNQPGIALSPEGAIVTLEVRIDRHLPAPRGNRRVPYRVMAHDETGEIALVFFRAEQSFLERTMPVGETRFISGKVEWFNGRPQMVHPDHIVDREAFEQLPMVEPVYPMTAGLARKTLGRAMRGALDSLPDLPEWQDPTLLSRQRWAAFKASLETVHAPTTPAELAPEGPAISRLAYDEFLANQLALMLTRANLRRAAGRARIGDGRMRRAIIAALPFTLTGSQQAAIAEIEKDLASDERMLRLLQGDVGSGKTMVGLMAAATVIEAGSQAALMAPTELLARQHAKTLQPLAEAAGIRMAILTGREKGRERTEILAGLDDGSIDLVVGTHAVFQAGVEFRDLALAIVDEQHRFGVHQRLALSAKGAATDILVMTATPIPRTLVLTAFGDMDVSKLPDKPAGRQPIETRTVPLDRLDQVVERIRAAIAEGAKAYWVCPLVEESEEVDAAAAQDRFVDLERALGPVVGLVHGRMKAAEKDEAMRRFQRGETRILVATTVIEVGVDVPDATIMVIEHAERFGLAQLHQLRGRVGRGSKASTCLLLYKGPLGEVAHDRLAIMRDTEDGFRIAEEDLRLRGEGELLGTRQSGTPGFKIARFEHHANLLEIARDDARLIVEKDPALQSPRGKALQLLLYLFGRDEAIKLLRAG; the protein is encoded by the coding sequence ATGCGCCCCGAAATCCTGAATCCGCTGTTCCGACCCGTCACCAGCCTCGCCGGCGTCGGCCCGAAGATCGGCGAAGCGATGGGGCGTCTGCTGGTCGGAGGCGACGCCCCGGAGCCGCCGCGCGTCGCCGATCTCCTCCTGCATCTCCCCGTCGGCCTGATCGACCGCCGCAACCAGCCGGGCATCGCATTGTCGCCCGAAGGCGCCATCGTCACGCTCGAAGTCCGCATCGACCGCCATCTGCCCGCCCCGCGCGGCAACAGGCGCGTGCCCTATCGTGTCATGGCGCATGACGAGACCGGCGAAATCGCGCTGGTGTTCTTCCGCGCCGAGCAGAGCTTCCTCGAACGCACCATGCCGGTCGGCGAGACGCGCTTCATCAGCGGCAAGGTCGAATGGTTCAACGGCCGGCCGCAGATGGTCCACCCGGACCATATCGTCGACCGCGAGGCCTTTGAGCAGCTGCCGATGGTCGAGCCCGTCTATCCGATGACGGCTGGGCTCGCCCGCAAGACGCTGGGCCGCGCCATGCGCGGCGCGCTCGACAGCCTGCCCGACCTGCCGGAATGGCAGGACCCGACGCTGCTGTCCCGCCAGCGCTGGGCGGCCTTCAAGGCCTCGCTGGAAACGGTGCACGCGCCGACGACGCCGGCCGAGCTGGCGCCCGAGGGCCCGGCGATCAGCCGGCTTGCCTATGACGAGTTCCTCGCCAACCAGCTCGCCCTGATGCTGACGCGCGCCAATCTGCGCCGCGCCGCCGGCCGGGCGCGGATCGGCGACGGGCGGATGCGCCGCGCCATCATCGCCGCCCTGCCCTTCACGCTGACCGGCAGCCAGCAGGCGGCGATCGCCGAGATCGAGAAGGATCTCGCCTCCGACGAGCGCATGCTCCGCCTGCTGCAGGGCGATGTCGGCTCCGGCAAGACGATGGTCGGCCTGATGGCAGCGGCGACCGTGATCGAGGCCGGCAGCCAGGCGGCGCTGATGGCGCCGACCGAGCTTCTCGCCCGCCAGCACGCCAAGACCTTGCAGCCGCTCGCCGAGGCCGCCGGTATCCGCATGGCGATCCTGACCGGCCGCGAGAAGGGCCGCGAACGGACCGAGATCCTCGCCGGCCTCGACGACGGCAGCATCGACCTCGTCGTCGGCACCCATGCCGTGTTCCAGGCCGGCGTCGAATTCCGCGACCTGGCGCTCGCCATCGTCGACGAGCAGCACCGCTTCGGCGTGCACCAGCGCCTGGCGCTCTCGGCCAAGGGCGCGGCGACCGACATCCTCGTGATGACGGCGACGCCGATCCCACGCACGCTGGTGCTGACCGCCTTCGGCGACATGGATGTGTCGAAGCTGCCGGACAAGCCGGCCGGCCGCCAGCCGATTGAAACCCGCACCGTGCCGCTCGACCGGCTCGACCAGGTGGTGGAGCGCATCCGCGCGGCCATCGCCGAGGGAGCCAAGGCCTACTGGGTCTGCCCGCTGGTCGAGGAATCCGAGGAAGTCGACGCCGCCGCCGCGCAGGATCGATTCGTCGACCTCGAGCGGGCGCTCGGCCCCGTCGTCGGCCTCGTGCACGGCCGGATGAAGGCGGCGGAGAAGGACGAGGCGATGCGGCGCTTCCAGCGCGGCGAAACCCGCATCCTTGTCGCCACTACCGTGATCGAGGTCGGCGTCGACGTGCCGGATGCGACGATCATGGTGATCGAGCATGCCGAGCGCTTCGGCCTCGCGCAATTGCACCAGCTGCGCGGCCGCGTCGGGCGCGGCTCGAAGGCGTCGACCTGCCTGCTGCTCTACAAGGGGCCGCTCGGCGAGGTGGCGCATGACCGCCTCGCCATCATGCGCGACACCGAGGACGGCTTCCGCATCGCCGAGGAAGACCTTCGCCTGCGCGGCGAGGGCGAATTGCTCGGCACGCGCCAGTCCGGTACGCCGGGCTTCAAGATCGCCCGCTTTGAGCATCACGCGAACCTGCTCGAAATCGCCCGCGACGACGCCCGCCTGATCGTCGAGAAGGACCCGGCGCTGCAATCGCCGCGCGGCAAGGCCCTGCAGCTGCTGCTCTACCTCTTCGGCCGCGACGAGGCGATCAAGCTGCTCCGGGCGGGTTGA
- a CDS encoding chloride channel protein, with protein MRLASLLDRALSRGRALVRTTEPALLVVAALIGCLAGVAVTVMSRIAQWLHVVLFAIGRNDFLSATETISSSWRLLATAGGGLVLGVVYLLYRHSQPIVDPIEANALHGGRMSLRDSLRVAFEAVVSNGSGASVGLEAGYTQLGGAMASRIGQRLHLRRADLRTAVGCGAAGAIAAAFSAPLTGAFYSFELIIGVYTVANIAPVMAAAISGFLVAQGLGAAAYTIEVPSTLALHATDYPPYLVLGVLSGLAAIAIMRLVTLVDVAFQTSRLPRAVRPAVGGLVIGAMALYTPQVLAAGHGAMHVNLVQAVPAGLLLTVLLMKIASVAVSLGSGFRGGMFFASLFLGALVGKLFAIGVATIAPTSSIDPAAAAIVAMSALGVGIVGGPLTMTFLALEATGDLAITGIVLAASILSAITVRQLFGYSFSTWRLHLRGETIRSAIDVGWLRGLTVGRMMRTDVRTVLATMPADAFRSLFPLGSTQRVVVTDADGRYAGIVLVAEIHSAPPSSEEETIQPFCRHADKMLFPGMSAQAAAKIFEMAESEELVVVDDATTRQVVGLVTEAHLFRRYAEELDKARRNLAGES; from the coding sequence ATGAGACTTGCCTCCCTCCTCGATCGAGCCCTGAGCCGGGGCCGCGCGCTCGTCCGTACAACGGAGCCCGCGCTGCTCGTCGTCGCGGCGCTGATCGGCTGCCTCGCCGGCGTGGCCGTCACCGTGATGAGCCGTATCGCACAATGGCTGCACGTCGTCCTGTTCGCGATCGGCCGCAACGACTTCCTCAGCGCGACCGAGACCATCTCGTCGTCCTGGCGGTTGCTGGCGACGGCAGGCGGCGGACTTGTGCTCGGCGTCGTCTACCTGCTCTACCGTCACTCGCAGCCGATCGTCGATCCGATCGAAGCCAATGCCCTGCATGGCGGCCGCATGTCGCTGCGCGACAGCCTGCGTGTGGCCTTCGAAGCCGTCGTTTCGAACGGATCCGGCGCCTCGGTCGGCCTCGAGGCCGGCTATACGCAGCTCGGCGGCGCCATGGCGTCGCGTATCGGCCAGCGGTTGCATCTGCGCCGCGCGGATCTGCGCACCGCCGTCGGCTGCGGCGCGGCGGGCGCCATCGCCGCTGCGTTCAGCGCGCCTCTGACGGGCGCATTCTACAGCTTTGAGCTGATCATCGGCGTCTACACCGTCGCCAATATCGCTCCGGTCATGGCGGCCGCCATCTCCGGCTTCCTCGTCGCCCAGGGACTGGGAGCGGCCGCCTACACGATCGAGGTGCCGAGCACGCTCGCCCTGCACGCCACGGACTACCCGCCCTATCTGGTGCTCGGCGTCCTGTCGGGCCTCGCAGCCATCGCCATCATGCGGCTGGTCACGCTCGTCGATGTCGCGTTCCAGACGAGCCGCCTGCCCCGCGCCGTGCGGCCGGCGGTCGGCGGTCTCGTCATCGGCGCCATGGCCCTCTACACCCCGCAGGTGCTGGCGGCCGGACATGGTGCCATGCACGTCAATCTCGTGCAGGCGGTTCCCGCCGGCCTGCTGCTGACGGTCCTCCTGATGAAGATCGCCAGCGTCGCGGTATCGCTCGGATCCGGCTTTCGCGGCGGCATGTTCTTCGCGTCGCTCTTCCTTGGCGCGCTGGTCGGCAAACTATTCGCGATCGGCGTCGCCACGATCGCCCCGACCAGCAGTATCGATCCGGCGGCCGCCGCGATCGTTGCCATGAGCGCGCTCGGCGTCGGCATCGTCGGCGGGCCGCTCACCATGACCTTCCTGGCGCTGGAGGCGACCGGCGACCTCGCCATCACCGGCATCGTGCTCGCGGCGTCGATCCTGTCCGCGATCACCGTCCGCCAGCTGTTCGGCTACTCGTTCTCGACCTGGCGACTTCACCTGCGCGGCGAAACCATCCGCAGCGCCATCGATGTCGGCTGGCTGCGTGGCCTGACCGTGGGACGGATGATGCGGACGGACGTGCGCACCGTGCTCGCCACCATGCCGGCCGACGCCTTCCGCAGCCTCTTCCCCCTCGGCTCGACGCAGCGCGTCGTGGTCACCGACGCGGACGGACGCTACGCCGGCATCGTCCTGGTGGCGGAGATCCATTCGGCCCCGCCCTCGTCCGAGGAGGAGACGATCCAGCCCTTCTGCCGGCACGCGGACAAGATGCTCTTTCCGGGCATGAGCGCCCAGGCGGCCGCCAAGATCTTCGAAATGGCGGAGAGCGAGGAGCTCGTGGTGGTCGACGACGCGACGACGCGCCAGGTCGTGGGCCTTGTGACCGAGGCGCACCTCTTCCGCCGCTATGCGGAGGAGCTCGACAAAGCGCGTCGCAATCTCGCCGGCGAGAGCTAG
- a CDS encoding DUF502 domain-containing protein: MSFQDPELPPAPETGGSRLITRLRNYFLTGLVIAAPISITIYLTWSLIKWIDGWVKPVIPLEYSPDAYLPFSVPGFGVFVAVVALTLLGFLTANFVGRSLVRLGEQLLNHTPLVRNLYSALKQLFETVLSGKGGKSFQKAALIEFPRKGVWSIVFIATETKGEIRQKIGQDGEEWVTVFLPPTPAPTAGFMMFVRRAELIELDMTVEEAAKLVISAGLVAPEYDEAARKLAVEPAAPVLTRRAGS; this comes from the coding sequence ATGAGCTTTCAGGACCCTGAGCTGCCTCCGGCCCCCGAAACGGGCGGGAGCCGGCTGATCACGCGGCTGAGGAACTACTTCCTGACCGGCCTCGTCATCGCCGCGCCGATTTCCATCACGATCTACCTCACCTGGTCACTGATCAAATGGATCGACGGCTGGGTGAAGCCGGTGATTCCGCTCGAATACAGCCCGGACGCCTATCTGCCGTTCTCCGTGCCCGGCTTCGGCGTGTTCGTCGCCGTGGTGGCGCTGACGCTGCTCGGCTTCCTGACGGCGAATTTCGTCGGACGCTCGCTGGTCCGGCTCGGCGAGCAGCTGCTCAACCACACGCCGCTGGTGCGCAATCTCTACAGCGCGCTGAAGCAGCTGTTCGAGACCGTGCTTTCCGGCAAGGGCGGCAAGTCGTTCCAGAAGGCGGCGCTGATCGAATTTCCGCGCAAGGGCGTCTGGTCGATCGTCTTCATCGCGACGGAGACGAAGGGCGAGATCCGCCAGAAGATCGGCCAGGATGGCGAGGAGTGGGTGACCGTCTTCCTGCCGCCGACCCCGGCGCCGACGGCTGGCTTCATGATGTTCGTCCGCCGCGCCGAGCTGATCGAGCTCGACATGACGGTCGAGGAAGCCGCCAAGCTGGTGATCTCCGCCGGCCTGGTCGCGCCCGAATATGACGAGGCCGCGCGCAAGCTTGCCGTCGAGCCCGCGGCGCCGGTGCTCACGCGACGCGCCGGCTCCTAG